From Phenylobacterium immobile (ATCC 35973), a single genomic window includes:
- a CDS encoding inner membrane-spanning protein YciB, with translation MTETPAKTTARTSASWIRWFVDYSALVAFLIAFFVSGRDMTTATWALVAASAVALVIGVAVERRLAPVPLIAGGAALVFGGLALVFHDTRLLKIKPTVMNTLFAILLLGGLVLKKNPLKLILSDAFDLPEATWKRLTVNYALFFLFLAALNEIVWRTQADATWVLFRFPGLMILTFAFSLAHTPLLMKHLKTDKPPPPPTE, from the coding sequence ATGACGGAGACCCCGGCCAAGACGACCGCCAGGACCTCCGCCTCCTGGATCCGCTGGTTTGTGGACTATTCGGCGCTCGTCGCCTTCCTGATCGCGTTCTTCGTCTCTGGGCGGGATATGACCACAGCGACGTGGGCGCTGGTGGCGGCCTCTGCCGTCGCTCTGGTGATCGGGGTTGCGGTGGAGCGACGCTTGGCCCCTGTGCCTTTGATCGCCGGCGGCGCGGCCTTGGTCTTCGGCGGCCTGGCGTTGGTGTTTCACGATACGCGGCTTCTCAAGATCAAGCCGACAGTGATGAACACCCTCTTTGCGATCCTGCTGTTGGGCGGCCTCGTGCTTAAGAAGAATCCCTTGAAGCTGATCCTGTCGGACGCCTTCGATCTGCCAGAGGCGACGTGGAAGCGGTTGACCGTCAATTACGCCCTTTTCTTCCTATTCCTGGCGGCGCTCAACGAGATCGTCTGGCGCACGCAGGCCGATGCGACCTGGGTGCTTTTCCGCTTTCCGGGCTTGATGATCCTGACCTTCGCCTTCTCGCTGGCGCACACGCCGCTCTTGATGAAGCACCTCAAGACCGACAAGCCGCCGCCGCCGCCCACGGAGTAG
- the ftsY gene encoding signal recognition particle-docking protein FtsY produces the protein MTEPKRGWFQRLSDGLTRSSKAMTEQLADAFSAKAPLDQAKLDELEEMLIEADLGPHSAARITERFAQGRFGKQIDATEIKEALAQAIGDELSSRQGDFDPLSGPRPYVVLFIGVNGSGKTTTLGKIASDLRGRGAKVLIVAGDTFRAAAVEQLKVWADRAGADFISRPTGSDAAGLVYEALERAKAQAYDVVLVDTAGRLQNKQGLMDELHKVIRVVKKLDPDAPHETLLVLDATVGRNALAQENIFGNQIGVSGIVMTKLDGTARGGVLVPVAQASDSPIKLIGVGEGIDDLQPFDPHAFARSLVGLAEPIR, from the coding sequence ATGACCGAACCCAAACGCGGCTGGTTCCAGCGTCTCAGCGACGGCCTGACCCGCAGCTCCAAGGCGATGACCGAGCAGCTGGCGGACGCCTTTTCCGCGAAGGCGCCCCTCGACCAGGCCAAGCTGGACGAGTTGGAGGAAATGCTGATCGAGGCCGACCTCGGTCCGCACTCAGCCGCCCGGATCACCGAGCGCTTCGCCCAAGGCCGGTTCGGCAAGCAGATCGATGCGACCGAGATCAAGGAAGCGCTGGCCCAGGCGATCGGTGACGAGCTCTCAAGCCGGCAGGGCGACTTCGACCCGCTCTCGGGGCCCAGGCCCTACGTGGTGCTGTTCATCGGTGTGAACGGGTCTGGAAAGACGACGACGCTCGGCAAGATCGCCAGTGATCTGCGGGGACGTGGCGCCAAGGTGCTGATCGTCGCCGGCGACACGTTCCGCGCCGCCGCGGTCGAGCAGCTGAAGGTCTGGGCCGACCGGGCCGGGGCTGATTTCATCTCCCGACCGACAGGATCCGACGCCGCCGGCCTCGTGTATGAAGCCCTCGAACGGGCCAAGGCGCAGGCCTATGATGTCGTCCTTGTCGACACAGCGGGCCGGCTGCAAAACAAGCAGGGGCTGATGGACGAACTCCACAAGGTGATCCGCGTCGTCAAGAAGCTGGACCCCGACGCGCCGCACGAGACCCTCCTGGTGCTCGACGCCACTGTGGGTCGTAATGCGCTGGCGCAGGAGAACATCTTCGGCAACCAGATCGGCGTCTCCGGGATTGTGATGACCAAGTTGGACGGCACCGCCCGCGGCGGCGTCCTGGTGCCCGTGGCCCAGGCCTCGGACAGCCCGATCAAGCTGATCGGCGTCGGTGAAGGCATTGATGACTTGCAGCCCTTTGACCCCCACGCCTTCGCCCGCTCCCTGGTGGGCTTAGCGGAGCCGATCCGATGA
- a CDS encoding trimeric intracellular cation channel family protein: protein MDALTATLTVLDYGAVAVFGATGAIAAARRQHDIITFGFFAAVTGVGGGTLRDLLLDTDVFWVAKPSYLVACLAAAAAVWVFGVGATRFRLLLWLDALGMAAYALVGAAKAQALGAPPFSCVVMGVLTATFGGVIRDVLAEEPSVLLRRELAVTPVLLGASTFVGLTELGAPLGLAAMVGFVSAFGVRAGAILQGWSLPGFRGRTPSPH from the coding sequence ATGGACGCGCTGACCGCCACCCTCACTGTGCTCGACTACGGCGCCGTTGCTGTCTTTGGCGCGACTGGCGCGATCGCCGCAGCCCGGCGGCAGCATGACATCATCACCTTCGGCTTCTTCGCCGCCGTCACCGGCGTGGGCGGCGGCACGCTGCGCGACCTTCTTCTGGATACGGACGTCTTCTGGGTGGCCAAGCCCAGCTATTTGGTCGCCTGTCTGGCCGCAGCCGCCGCCGTCTGGGTGTTCGGCGTAGGCGCCACGCGGTTTCGGCTGCTGCTCTGGCTCGACGCCCTCGGGATGGCCGCCTACGCCCTGGTCGGCGCTGCAAAGGCCCAAGCGCTGGGCGCCCCGCCGTTCAGTTGTGTGGTCATGGGGGTGCTCACCGCGACGTTCGGCGGCGTCATCCGTGACGTGCTGGCCGAAGAGCCCTCGGTGCTGCTGCGGCGCGAACTCGCCGTGACCCCTGTGCTCCTGGGCGCCTCAACCTTCGTGGGTCTAACCGAGCTCGGCGCGCCCCTCGGCCTTGCGGCCATGGTCGGCTTCGTCTCCGCTTTCGGCGTCCGGGCCGGCGCAATCTTGCAGGGTTGGTCGCTGCCGGGCTTCCGGGGGCGGACGCCCTCCCCGCATTAG
- the mtaB gene encoding tRNA (N(6)-L-threonylcarbamoyladenosine(37)-C(2))-methylthiotransferase MtaB — protein sequence MTVEIVTFGCRLNAYESEVIRQRAAEDGLEDAVVFNTCAVTGEAVRQARQAIRKARRERPNAKVIVTGCAAQIDSAAFAGMAEVDLVLGNAEKTGAGAYRIDTHAPVTRVRVNDIMSVRETAGHLIDGLKDRARAYVEVQNGCDHRCTFCVIPFGRGNSRSAAAGEVVEQIRKLTAQGYLEVVLTGVDITSWGQDLPGQPTLGQLVARILKLVPDLPRLRLSSIDAAEIDPDLMRCLAEEPRLAPYLHLSLQAGDDMILKRMKRRHSRADALRLVADVRAVRPDTAFGADLIAGFPTETDEMFENTLALVEEAGLAFLHVFPFSPRPGTPAAKMPQVSRAVVKARAARLRAAGDAALARHLDGQVGRTLEVLVEREGVARAADFTEIAFSCATEPGAMAALTIAGHDGRRALATA from the coding sequence GTGACCGTAGAGATCGTCACCTTCGGCTGCCGACTGAACGCCTATGAAAGCGAGGTCATCCGCCAGCGCGCCGCAGAGGATGGTCTGGAGGACGCCGTCGTCTTTAACACCTGCGCGGTGACCGGCGAGGCCGTGCGCCAGGCGCGCCAGGCGATCCGCAAGGCGCGGCGCGAGCGGCCCAACGCAAAGGTCATCGTCACCGGCTGCGCCGCGCAGATCGACAGCGCCGCCTTCGCCGGCATGGCCGAGGTCGACCTGGTGCTGGGCAACGCCGAGAAGACCGGGGCCGGCGCCTACCGCATCGACACGCACGCGCCGGTTACGCGGGTGCGGGTCAACGACATCATGAGCGTGCGCGAGACCGCCGGCCACCTGATCGACGGGCTGAAGGATCGCGCCCGGGCCTATGTGGAGGTGCAGAACGGATGCGACCACCGCTGCACCTTCTGCGTCATCCCCTTTGGCCGCGGAAATTCGCGATCGGCGGCGGCGGGCGAGGTGGTCGAACAGATCCGCAAGCTGACGGCCCAGGGCTATCTGGAGGTGGTGCTGACCGGCGTCGACATCACCAGCTGGGGTCAGGACCTGCCGGGCCAGCCGACGCTGGGGCAGCTGGTGGCGCGCATCCTCAAGCTCGTCCCCGACCTGCCGCGGCTGCGTCTATCGTCGATCGACGCGGCCGAGATCGACCCCGACCTGATGCGGTGCCTGGCGGAGGAGCCGCGGCTCGCCCCTTATCTGCACCTGTCGCTGCAGGCGGGCGACGACATGATCCTGAAGCGGATGAAGCGCCGCCACAGTCGCGCCGATGCGCTCAGGCTGGTGGCCGATGTGCGCGCGGTGCGACCGGACACGGCTTTCGGCGCCGACCTGATCGCCGGCTTCCCGACCGAGACCGACGAGATGTTCGAGAACACTCTGGCGCTGGTCGAAGAAGCGGGTCTGGCGTTCCTGCACGTCTTCCCCTTCAGTCCGCGACCGGGAACGCCGGCGGCGAAGATGCCGCAAGTGTCGCGGGCGGTGGTCAAGGCCCGCGCTGCGCGCTTGCGGGCGGCGGGCGACGCCGCGCTGGCGCGTCATCTGGATGGCCAGGTCGGCCGGACGCTGGAGGTGCTGGTCGAGCGCGAAGGCGTCGCCCGGGCGGCGGATTTCACCGAGATCGCCTTCTCATGCGCGACGGAGCCCGGCGCCATGGCCGCCCTGACCATCGCTGGCCACGACGGACGTCGGGCGCTGGCCACCGCCTAA
- the dapF gene encoding diaminopimelate epimerase encodes MTRPFLKMNGLGNDFVVVETKSAPFAPTPEEIRAIAVRDGGIGCDQVIAIDPPSADGAQAFVRFWNADGEEVSACGNGTRCAGWILMQQAGSDEVVIDTKAGRLIAARAGERLVSVDMGEPGLGWEQIPLASEQDTEALGVVLFEHAVLMAPPGCVSMGNPHVVFFVPDIDAAPIRAAGPMVERHPLFPEHVNVGFAEILDRDRIRLRVWERGAGLTRACGTGACAALVAAARRGLTDREATVVLDGGELFIDWRDDGHVIMTGPAAVDFAGELP; translated from the coding sequence GTCCGCGCCCTTCGCGCCGACGCCGGAAGAGATCCGCGCCATTGCCGTGCGTGACGGCGGGATTGGTTGCGATCAAGTCATCGCCATCGATCCGCCCAGCGCCGACGGCGCGCAGGCCTTTGTCCGGTTCTGGAACGCCGATGGAGAGGAAGTCTCGGCCTGCGGCAATGGCACACGCTGCGCGGGCTGGATCCTCATGCAGCAGGCGGGGAGCGATGAGGTCGTCATCGACACCAAGGCCGGCCGGCTGATCGCGGCACGCGCGGGCGAGCGCTTGGTCAGCGTCGATATGGGGGAGCCGGGCCTCGGTTGGGAACAGATTCCGCTAGCCTCCGAGCAGGACACTGAGGCGCTGGGCGTCGTCCTGTTCGAGCACGCCGTATTGATGGCGCCGCCGGGCTGTGTCTCCATGGGAAATCCGCATGTGGTGTTCTTCGTGCCGGACATCGACGCCGCGCCGATCCGCGCCGCCGGTCCGATGGTCGAGCGCCATCCTCTGTTTCCTGAGCACGTGAACGTCGGCTTCGCTGAGATCCTGGATCGCGACCGCATCCGTCTGCGCGTCTGGGAGCGTGGCGCTGGCCTGACCAGGGCCTGCGGCACGGGCGCCTGCGCGGCCCTGGTCGCCGCGGCCCGCCGCGGTTTGACCGATCGCGAGGCGACAGTCGTGCTTGACGGCGGGGAGCTGTTCATCGACTGGCGCGACGACGGCCACGTCATCATGACCGGTCCTGCCGCCGTCGATTTCGCCGGCGAGCTTCCGTGA